One window of the Longimicrobium terrae genome contains the following:
- a CDS encoding response regulator, which translates to MAGEPSKQTILVVDDNLDNVEILRAFLESRGYVVAEARDGKAALARLDEVRPALVLLDVMMPGMDGWEVCRIIKQHPTHGGTKVVMVTAKGGFEDKFEGLRSGADDYVVKPVDFKDLLGKVERNLAARGSQA; encoded by the coding sequence GTGGCTGGCGAACCGAGCAAGCAGACGATCCTGGTGGTGGACGACAACCTGGATAACGTCGAAATTCTGCGCGCCTTTCTGGAATCGCGCGGATACGTGGTGGCCGAGGCCCGCGACGGAAAGGCCGCGCTGGCGCGGCTGGACGAGGTGCGCCCGGCGCTGGTGCTGCTGGACGTGATGATGCCCGGCATGGACGGCTGGGAAGTCTGCCGCATCATCAAGCAGCACCCCACGCACGGCGGCACCAAGGTGGTCATGGTTACGGCAAAGGGCGGTTTTGAAGACAAATTCGAAGGGCTGCGCTCCGGCGCCGACGACTACGTGGTGAAGCCCGTGGACTTCAAGGACCTGCTCGGAAAGGTCGAGCGCAACCTGGCGGCCAGGGGCAGCCAGGCGTGA